The nucleotide sequence AGCGGGAGCCGGAGCGGCGCGGCCCGGTACTCCCGCATCGAGCCCACGTCGCCTAACGCGGATTCGTACAGCGCCGCCAGCTCCGGCATCCCCAGGCGCCGCGTCGTCCCGCCCGAGCGCCGGTACAGCTCGCGTGCCTCCTCGATCATGGGGCGGTTGCGCTTGACGGCCACGTGACGCGGCTCGCCCCGTGCCAGCGCCTCCGCCAGCACGCGCCGCGCAACCCCCTCCTCCCCGGACGGGAACGCATCGAGGAGCTCCTCGTCCCGCTCCAGGTCGAAGCCGAAGTACGTGAGCCGCGACTCGCGCACCAGCGCCTCGCGCTTGCCGCGCCCGTCGTACGCCAGTCGCGACTCGCCGGGCACGGCGTACCTGCGCACCAGGGCCATCGGCAGCTGTGTCCCCTCGATCGAGGCGCGCGGGATCCCCATCCGATCGGCGAAGTAGCGCAGCGAGCCGGCCACCGCCCCCCAGGACCCGCATACGCTGCTCTTGCCGACCCGCGCCTCCTGCCCGTCGGCGGTCTCCTCGTCGATCACGAGGTCGAAGGGCATGATGCGCGCGACCAGGTCGCAGTACGCGCGCCTCACCTCCTCGGTCACCAGCGGCATCGTGTCGGGAAGCGGGAGTCCCACGCCACGGTACACCGACGCCATGGCCAGCGCCGTGTCCTCGATCGCCTTCACCAGCACCCCTCGCCGGTCGGCCCAGCGTGCCACCGCCTCCTCGTCGAACAGCTGGCGTGCCAGGCCGTACACCTCGCCCATGTAGCCGGCCTTCGCGTAGGCCTCGGCATACACGTTGTAGGCCGTGAGGTGATCGCTCCCGGCGACCACCAGCCCCTCCAGGTCGCGCTCGTCCCGCGTCATCCGGTGCAGCGATTCCACGCTGGCCATCACCGCAAGGTACGGCATCAGCGTGTCCTCGCCGTGCACGATGAGCTCGGCCCACTCCCGCTCCACCGGGAGCTTCTCGACGAGCCGGCCGTAGCGCGACAGCCGCCCGTTCTCGATGACGCCACGCGCCTCCAGGTGCTGCACGGCGCGCCGATAGGCGCCGCGGTCGAGCGCCACGGGGAGGTCGAGCTCGTCGGCGCGCACCCCGAGGTCGGCGCAGGTGAGCGCCACCCGCTCCGAGTCGCCCGCCAGCTGGAAGTCGGGCTCGGTGGGACGGAGCGAGGGCCAGTGCAGGTCGCGATCGCTCAGGATGAAGACCTTCCCCCCATCCACGCGCCCGTGCACGCGCCCCGCCATCTGCAGGATCTCGTTGTTCCCCAGGTGCGTGCGCGTCAGGACGTTCTTGCCGCGCTCCACGACGTTCGTGAATCGCGTGTCGTCGATGACGACGGTGTCGAGCCCCTTGATGTTCAGCGCACTTTGTCCCGCCGCCGTCATCGCCAGGAAGAAGGGCTTCTCCACCCCCTCCTCGAGGAAGGGACGGATGACGCGAATCGGC is from Gemmatimonadetes bacterium SCN 70-22 and encodes:
- a CDS encoding DEAD/DEAH box helicase; protein product: MVIAPTRAACETIELALALQIETVIEREHGAEVRALAASGAGFGIVAGTGTGKTLAVRPIAQAILRTQALRVGVVNREREATPETPTWNVIVVTTGIARRWFQDGDIQARDTLVIDEIHQTSAELELCLALGKRVGCRFIWLSATVDPRFYAEYLGSSAVIESTAFDPRKAADVRVVRKDPANFLDDRFLQQVMKQRRGVGMFLPTRAAVEQVAALVGDRFRRITTAFYHGGEPIRVIRPFLEEGVEKPFFLAMTAAGQSALNIKGLDTVVIDDTRFTNVVERGKNVLTRTHLGNNEILQMAGRVHGRVDGGKVFILSDRDLHWPSLRPTEPDFQLAGDSERVALTCADLGVRADELDLPVALDRGAYRRAVQHLEARGVIENGRLSRYGRLVEKLPVEREWAELIVHGEDTLMPYLAVMASVESLHRMTRDERDLEGLVVAGSDHLTAYNVYAEAYAKAGYMGEVYGLARQLFDEEAVARWADRRGVLVKAIEDTALAMASVYRGVGLPLPDTMPLVTEEVRRAYCDLVARIMPFDLVIDEETADGQEARVGKSSVCGSWGAVAGSLRYFADRMGIPRASIEGTQLPMALVRRYAVPGESRLAYDGRGKREALVRESRLTYFGFDLERDEELLDAFPSGEEGVARRVLAEALARGEPRHVAVKRNRPMIEEARELYRRSGGTTRRLGMPELAALYESALGDVGSMREYRAAPLRLPLADWVPAEERERLLALPEHVEVRGHPVGIDYDVEERAALEGGDATVGVARLVLPEKLARSLVAEELPRLDRPLRFVVHRGQRGSVRAATLDELQELLDRPWSPEEHLVDRRERFEERHRRRRERDVAEVRAQFARDRRGRGRERDAREGRAGRDERRGPDDRRGRDDRRGGSQGRGSDRRRGR